The proteins below are encoded in one region of Saccopteryx leptura isolate mSacLep1 chromosome 1, mSacLep1_pri_phased_curated, whole genome shotgun sequence:
- the POU4F2 gene encoding POU domain, class 4, transcription factor 2: protein MMMMSLNSKQAFSMPHGGSLHVEPKYSALHSASPGSSAPAAPAASSPSSSSNAGGGGGGGGGGGGRSSSSSSSGSSGGSGGGSEAMRRPCLPTPPSNIFGGLDESLLARAEALAAVDIVSQSKSHHHHPPHHSPFKPDATYHTMNTIPCTSAASSSSVPISHPSALAGTHHHHHHHHHHHHQPHQALEGELLEHLSPGLALGAMAGPDGAVVSTPAHAPHMATMNPMHQAALSMAHAHGLPSHMGCMSDVDADPRDLEAFAERFKQRRIKLGVTQADVGSALANLKIPGVGSLSQSTICRFESLTLSHNNMIALKPILQAWLEEAEKSHREKLTKPELFNGAEKKRKRTSIAAPEKRSLEAYFAIQPRPSSEKIAAIAEKLDLKKNVVRVWFCNQRQKQKRMKYSAGI from the exons atgatgatgatgtccCTGAACAGCAAGCAGGCATTCAGCATGCCGCACGGCGGCAGCCTGCACGTGGAGCCGAAGTACTCGGCACTGCACAGCGCCTCGCCCGGCTCCTCCGCGCCCGCGGCGCCCGCGGCCAGTTCTCCTAGCAGCTCCAGCAATGCTGGCGGCGGTGGAGGCGGTGGCGGGGGCGGTGGAGGCCGGAGCAGCAGCTCCAGTAGCAGCGGTagcagcggcggcagcggcggagGCTCCGAGGCGATGCGGAGACCGTGTCTCCCAACCCCACCG AGCAATATATTCGGCGGGCTGGATGAGAGTCTGCTGGCCCGCGCTGAGGCTCTGGCGGCCGTGGACATCGTTTCCCAGAGCAagagccaccaccaccacccgccCCACCACAGCCCCTTCAAGCCGGACGCCACCTACCACACCATGAACACCATCCCGTGCACGTCGGCTGCCTCCTCATCGTCGGTGCCCATCTCGCACCCGTCCGCGCTGGCGGGCacgcaccaccaccaccatcaccaccaccaccaccaccatcagccGCATCAAGCGCTTGAAGGAGAGCTGCTGGAGCACCTGAGTCCAGGGCTGGCCCTAGGTGCCATGGCGGGCCCGGATGGGGCCGTGGTATCCACGCCAGCTCACGCACCGCACATGGCTACCATGAACCCCATGCACCAAGCGGCGCTCAGCATGGCCCACGCGCACGGGCTGCCCTCACACATGGGCTGCATGAGCGACGTGGACGCCGACCCCCGGGACCTGGAGGCATTCGCTGAGCGCTTCAAGCAGCGACGCATCAAGCTCGGGGTGACCCAGGCCGATGTGGGCTCCGCGCTGGCCAACCTCAAGATCCCCGGCGTGGGCTCGCTTAGCCAGAGTACCATCTGCAGGTTCGAGTCCCTCACATTGTCGCACAACAATATGATCGCGCTCAAACCCATCTTGCAAGCGTGGCTCGAGGAGGCCGAGAAGTCCCACCGCGAGAAGCTTACCAAACCCGAGCTCTTCAACGGCGCGGAGAAGAAGCGCAAGCGCACATCCATCGCGGCGCCGGAGAAGCGCTCGCTGGAAGCCTACTTCGCCATCCAGCCGCGGCCCTCGTCCGAGAAGATCGCCGCCATCGCGGAGAAGCTGGACCTTAAGAAAAACGTGGTGCGCGTCTGGTTCTGCAACCAGaggcagaaacagaaaagaatgaaatattccGCGGGCATTTAG